One window of Pirellulales bacterium genomic DNA carries:
- the rplN gene encoding 50S ribosomal protein L14, giving the protein MIQMQTRLNVADNTGAKEVMCFKVLGGSRKRYAGLGDVVVCSVKSVIAGSDIKKKAVVKGVIVRCKRPTRRTDGSYVRFDSNAIVLIDNELNPRGTRIFGAVARELRERNFMKIVSLASEVV; this is encoded by the coding sequence ATGATCCAGATGCAAACTCGGCTTAACGTAGCCGACAACACCGGCGCCAAAGAAGTGATGTGCTTCAAGGTGCTAGGCGGCAGCCGCAAGCGCTACGCCGGTCTGGGAGATGTGGTGGTCTGCAGCGTGAAGAGCGTGATCGCCGGCAGCGACATCAAGAAAAAAGCCGTAGTGAAGGGAGTGATCGTCCGCTGCAAGCGGCCGACACGACGAACGGACGGCAGTTATGTGCGATTCGACAGCAACGCCATCGTGCTGATCGATAATGAATTGAACCCTCGCGGCACGCGCATTTTCGGTGCCGTCGCTCGCGAACTGCGGGAGCGAAATTTTATGAAAATTGTGAGCCTGGCGAGCGAAGTAGTGTGA
- the rplP gene encoding 50S ribosomal protein L16 — translation MAMMPKRVKFRKSQRGRIKGEATRGNRVVFGDFGLQATQGGWLPAATIEAGRVAASQYLRNEGRLYVRVFPHKSVTSIPLETRMGKGKGEPEFWAAVIKPGTVLFEIGGVSEEAARMCLARLAHKMPMRVRFLKRRSI, via the coding sequence ATGGCGATGATGCCCAAGAGGGTCAAGTTCCGAAAAAGCCAAAGAGGGCGTATAAAAGGTGAAGCAACGCGGGGCAACCGCGTTGTCTTCGGCGATTTCGGCCTTCAGGCGACCCAAGGCGGATGGCTGCCCGCGGCAACCATCGAGGCCGGGCGTGTCGCTGCGTCGCAGTACCTGCGCAACGAGGGCCGCTTGTACGTGCGCGTGTTTCCGCACAAGTCGGTCACCTCGATTCCCTTGGAAACACGTATGGGAAAAGGCAAAGGAGAGCCGGAGTTTTGGGCGGCAGTGATTAAGCCGGGTACGGTGTTGTTTGAAATTGGCGGCGTCTCGGAAGAAGCGGCACGCATGTGTTTGGCGCGATTGGCTCACAAGATGCCGATGCGAGTTCGGTTTTTGAAGCGGCGGTCGATTTAA
- the rplC gene encoding 50S ribosomal protein L3, whose translation MALGLLGRKVGMTQVFDEAGTVIPVTVIEAGPCRVLQLRTADRDGYDAVQLGFLEKPRRLAARSERGHVAKLDSRRSRALAKAGVGLLAKADCEPQRFVRELRGTLDGAEIGKSLTVEVFEGIGAVDVTGTSKGKGFQGAMKRHNFKGQRATHGVKKVHRHIGGTSGNTFPGRTFKGKKMAGRMGNVRSTMRNIKVVRVDKENNLLLVRGAVPGANGGYVIVRKTNKL comes from the coding sequence ATGGCACTCGGACTGCTCGGCCGAAAGGTCGGGATGACTCAGGTTTTTGACGAAGCTGGAACGGTGATTCCGGTTACGGTGATTGAGGCAGGTCCGTGCCGCGTGCTCCAGTTGCGCACCGCCGACCGCGATGGCTATGATGCGGTTCAGCTCGGATTTCTCGAAAAGCCCCGCCGTTTGGCTGCCCGCAGCGAGCGCGGCCATGTTGCTAAGCTAGATAGTCGGCGCTCGAGGGCGCTGGCAAAGGCCGGCGTCGGATTGCTCGCCAAGGCTGACTGCGAGCCGCAGCGATTCGTCCGCGAACTTCGCGGCACACTCGATGGGGCTGAGATCGGCAAGTCGCTGACGGTCGAAGTCTTTGAAGGCATCGGAGCGGTCGATGTAACGGGCACGAGCAAGGGCAAGGGGTTTCAGGGCGCGATGAAGCGCCACAATTTCAAGGGGCAGCGAGCCACCCACGGCGTTAAGAAGGTGCATCGCCATATCGGCGGCACGAGCGGCAATACTTTCCCCGGCCGAACGTTTAAAGGCAAGAAAATGGCCGGACGGATGGGGAATGTTCGCAGCACCATGCGAAATATCAAGGTCGTTCGCGTCGACAAAGAAAACAACTTATTGCTGGTTCGGGGCGCAGTTCCCGGCGCGAACGGCGGATACGTGATTGTTCGGAAAACGAATAAATTGTGA
- the rpsE gene encoding 30S ribosomal protein S5: MPPENNRDNSRSGDLIEKIIKIRRCAAVVKGGRRFSFNGFVVVGNGRGRVGWGYAKANEVPPAVEKAGKDAERSMVDVPLDGSTISHPVLGHFGASDVVLLPASPGTGVIAGAAVRAVCEAAGIHDVLTKVYGSTNPINVAKATIDALTQLRMQPEIERLRGVPLQ; this comes from the coding sequence GTGCCTCCAGAAAACAATCGAGACAATTCCCGATCGGGCGACCTGATCGAAAAGATCATCAAGATTCGCCGCTGCGCCGCGGTAGTGAAAGGTGGACGCCGCTTCAGCTTCAACGGCTTCGTCGTGGTTGGCAACGGCCGCGGGCGCGTTGGCTGGGGCTACGCCAAGGCGAATGAAGTTCCGCCGGCCGTCGAAAAAGCCGGCAAAGACGCGGAGCGCAGCATGGTGGACGTGCCGCTCGATGGCAGCACTATCTCGCATCCCGTGTTGGGACATTTTGGCGCTTCGGACGTGGTATTGCTTCCTGCCAGTCCCGGGACGGGGGTCATTGCCGGTGCGGCAGTTCGCGCCGTCTGCGAAGCGGCTGGCATTCACGATGTGCTCACGAAAGTTTACGGATCGACGAACCCCATCAATGTGGCCAAAGCCACTATCGACGCTCTCACGCAGTTGCGGATGCAGCCCGAAATCGAGCGTCTGCGAGGAGTGCCTCTGCAATGA
- the rplR gene encoding 50S ribosomal protein L18, with protein sequence MNHEKRNYTQRQRRAWRVRKRTRGTAERPRLCVKRSLKHTYAQLIDDSRGCTLAAAATTEPSLRGEMKYGGNKAAAAAVGKIVAQRAIAAGIKQVCFDRGGAKYHGRVAALADAAREAGLSF encoded by the coding sequence ATGAACCACGAAAAACGCAATTACACTCAGCGTCAACGCCGAGCTTGGCGTGTGCGCAAGCGTACCCGCGGCACCGCCGAGCGGCCGCGGTTGTGCGTCAAACGCAGCCTAAAGCACACCTATGCCCAGTTGATCGACGACTCTCGCGGTTGTACGCTGGCCGCGGCGGCAACGACCGAACCGTCGCTCAGGGGTGAAATGAAATACGGCGGCAATAAGGCGGCGGCGGCCGCGGTAGGAAAAATCGTTGCCCAACGGGCGATTGCCGCTGGTATCAAACAAGTGTGCTTCGATCGCGGTGGCGCGAAATATCACGGCCGCGTGGCGGCGCTTGCCGATGCAGCGCGTGAAGCAGGATTGAGTTTCTAA
- the rplF gene encoding 50S ribosomal protein L6, producing the protein MSRIGKIPVPVPAGVKVAVTTSQVAVEGPLGKLQQSLLPIVAVKFEEAAKRIVVTRDGDSRQAKAVHGLTRALVRNMIEGVTKGYEKKLEVVGVGYLAAVQKNNLQLRVGYANEVQLPIPSGLTVTCPDQTHIVIKGVDKQKVGQFAAEVRAVRKPEPYKGKGIRYDGEQVRRKAGKAVTK; encoded by the coding sequence ATGTCTCGTATTGGAAAAATCCCCGTTCCTGTGCCTGCCGGCGTCAAGGTGGCTGTGACCACGAGCCAAGTGGCTGTCGAGGGTCCACTGGGCAAGTTGCAGCAATCGCTGTTGCCCATTGTCGCGGTAAAGTTCGAAGAAGCAGCCAAGCGGATCGTGGTTACTCGCGACGGAGATTCGCGCCAAGCAAAGGCCGTCCACGGCCTGACCCGAGCCTTGGTCCGCAACATGATCGAAGGCGTCACCAAGGGATATGAGAAAAAACTAGAAGTGGTCGGCGTGGGCTACTTGGCGGCCGTTCAGAAAAACAATCTGCAACTCCGCGTCGGCTATGCGAACGAAGTTCAGTTGCCGATCCCATCGGGGTTGACGGTCACTTGCCCCGATCAAACGCACATTGTCATCAAGGGCGTCGACAAACAAAAGGTCGGCCAGTTTGCTGCCGAAGTACGAGCCGTCCGTAAGCCGGAGCCTTACAAGGGCAAGGGAATTCGCTACGACGGCGAGCAAGTCCGGCGCAAGGCCGGCAAAGCCGTGACGAAGTAA
- the rpsQ gene encoding 30S ribosomal protein S17, translating to MPKRLEIGTVTSDKAAKTRRVEIPRLVRHAKYGKILRRKTVCHVHDENNESHQGDTVEIRECPPRSRLKRWELVRVVAKSQAVDIAAMRAAAKLEEEATVQ from the coding sequence ATGCCTAAGAGATTGGAAATCGGTACCGTTACCAGCGACAAGGCGGCTAAGACTCGCCGCGTGGAGATTCCGCGGCTTGTGCGGCACGCCAAGTACGGCAAGATCTTGCGCCGCAAGACGGTGTGCCACGTTCACGATGAGAACAACGAATCGCATCAAGGCGATACGGTAGAGATCCGCGAATGCCCGCCCCGCTCTCGGCTGAAGCGCTGGGAACTGGTGCGCGTCGTCGCCAAGAGCCAAGCCGTCGATATCGCCGCCATGCGAGCTGCCGCAAAACTCGAGGAAGAAGCCACGGTTCAGTAG
- a CDS encoding type Z 30S ribosomal protein S14 produces MASTAKIAKAKQKPKFSTKLRRRCQLCGRPRAVYRKFGLCRICFRKMADQGVIPGVRKASW; encoded by the coding sequence ATGGCAAGTACTGCAAAAATCGCCAAGGCCAAGCAAAAACCCAAGTTCAGCACCAAGCTGCGGCGTCGTTGCCAATTGTGTGGCCGGCCGCGTGCGGTGTATCGCAAGTTCGGCTTGTGTCGCATTTGCTTTCGAAAGATGGCGGACCAAGGTGTGATTCCAGGCGTAAGAAAGGCCAGTTGGTAA
- the rplX gene encoding 50S ribosomal protein L24, which yields MRIRTNDIVLVTAGDDRGARGKVLKVLEDQGKVVVEGVNRVYRHMRRTQKNPQGGRLSKEMPIDISNVTLLDPSSDRPTRVGVRLLADGTKERYAKRSGASLGTITKPRKADAKK from the coding sequence ATGCGCATCCGAACCAACGACATCGTACTTGTGACGGCCGGCGACGATCGCGGCGCGCGAGGCAAAGTGCTGAAGGTACTTGAGGACCAAGGTAAAGTGGTCGTCGAGGGGGTCAACCGTGTCTATCGGCACATGCGCCGCACGCAAAAAAACCCGCAAGGCGGCAGATTGTCGAAAGAGATGCCGATCGACATTTCCAATGTGACGCTGCTCGATCCCAGCAGCGACCGGCCGACGCGCGTCGGGGTGCGCCTGCTGGCCGATGGCACGAAAGAGCGCTATGCCAAGCGTAGCGGCGCATCGCTCGGCACGATTACCAAACCCCGTAAAGCCGACGCGAAAAAGTAA
- the rpsS gene encoding 30S ribosomal protein S19, with protein sequence MGRSKKKGPFVDPKLYRKVEVMDASNKKDPIKTWARACTIVPEFVGHTFMVHNGKLHVKVFVTEDMVGHRLGEFSPTRTFRGHGGKAKKEAAAAGAPAAG encoded by the coding sequence ATGGGACGTTCCAAGAAAAAAGGCCCGTTCGTCGATCCCAAGCTCTACCGCAAGGTTGAGGTGATGGATGCGTCCAACAAGAAAGACCCCATTAAGACGTGGGCCCGCGCCTGCACGATCGTTCCGGAATTCGTCGGGCATACGTTCATGGTTCACAACGGTAAGCTTCATGTGAAGGTATTTGTCACCGAAGACATGGTGGGGCACCGCCTAGGCGAGTTCTCACCGACGCGAACCTTCCGCGGTCACGGCGGCAAGGCCAAAAAGGAAGCGGCTGCCGCCGGAGCGCCAGCGGCAGGCTAG
- the rplE gene encoding 50S ribosomal protein L5, protein MAKKDKKAVADDAAPSGPAPTPRLQERYHKEVLPALAKKLGRTNPMALPRLQKIVVNMGVGSAVAEKKNLDDAVAALTQITGQKPLVTSARKAISGFKLREGLPIGCKVTLRGTRMYEFLDRLVSLALPRVRDFRGLDANSFDGRGNYSLGLSEQLVFPELNPDKFTKVQGMNVTIVISGGSNDESRELLRAMGLPFKADDSKDTRKGAA, encoded by the coding sequence ATGGCCAAGAAAGATAAGAAAGCCGTTGCCGACGACGCCGCTCCAAGCGGACCGGCCCCCACGCCGCGGCTGCAGGAACGATACCACAAGGAAGTACTGCCGGCGCTGGCAAAGAAACTTGGCCGCACCAACCCGATGGCTTTGCCTCGGCTGCAAAAAATTGTGGTGAACATGGGCGTCGGAAGCGCTGTGGCCGAAAAGAAGAACTTGGACGACGCGGTGGCGGCCCTAACACAAATTACCGGTCAGAAGCCGCTGGTCACTTCGGCTCGCAAGGCGATTTCTGGCTTCAAGCTTCGCGAAGGGTTGCCCATTGGTTGCAAGGTGACGCTACGCGGCACTCGAATGTACGAGTTCCTCGATCGGCTCGTTTCGCTCGCTCTACCGCGCGTGCGCGACTTTCGCGGTCTCGATGCAAACTCGTTTGATGGCCGCGGCAACTACAGTCTGGGGCTTTCCGAACAATTGGTGTTTCCCGAATTGAACCCAGACAAATTCACGAAGGTCCAAGGAATGAATGTCACCATCGTGATTTCCGGCGGGAGCAACGACGAATCGCGCGAACTGCTGCGAGCAATGGGCTTGCCGTTCAAGGCCGATGATTCAAAAGATACTCGCAAAGGTGCCGCATAA
- the rplB gene encoding 50S ribosomal protein L2, which produces MGIRRYKPTSPGRRGATVSDFAELTDGSYLPRGLSSPKKKHGGRNNQGLITARHRGGGHKRRYRLIDFRRNKDGVPAKVHSIQYDPNRSARIALLHYSDGEKRFILAPDGLQAGQEVVSGPDAPPSVGNCLPMRNIPMGMPVHNIELQPGRGGRLCRSAGSSAVLVAREADWAQITLPSGEIRRVPSAGRATIGSIGNADHMNIVIGKAGRNRWKGWRPFVRGTAMNPIDHPHGGGEGRTKGGRHPVSPSGKSAKGGGTRKRRKPSNSALVRRRRSRRYGQIKIPL; this is translated from the coding sequence ATGGGCATCCGACGATACAAGCCGACCTCACCGGGACGCCGTGGCGCGACAGTCAGCGATTTTGCTGAACTGACCGATGGCAGTTATCTGCCGCGCGGGCTTAGTAGTCCCAAGAAAAAGCACGGCGGCCGGAACAATCAGGGCTTGATCACGGCTAGGCATCGTGGTGGCGGGCACAAACGCCGGTACCGGCTCATCGACTTCCGCCGTAACAAAGACGGCGTGCCCGCGAAGGTGCATTCGATTCAATACGACCCGAACCGCAGCGCCCGTATCGCGCTGCTGCACTATTCGGATGGCGAAAAGCGATTCATTTTGGCTCCCGATGGCTTGCAAGCTGGCCAGGAAGTGGTAAGTGGCCCAGACGCCCCACCATCGGTTGGCAACTGCTTACCGATGCGAAATATCCCCATGGGGATGCCGGTTCACAATATTGAATTGCAGCCTGGCCGCGGTGGGCGATTATGCCGCTCGGCGGGTTCCAGCGCGGTGCTTGTCGCGCGTGAAGCCGATTGGGCGCAAATCACCCTTCCCAGCGGTGAAATTCGTCGCGTCCCATCGGCCGGCCGAGCCACGATCGGTTCCATTGGCAACGCCGACCACATGAATATCGTCATCGGCAAAGCCGGTCGAAATCGCTGGAAAGGCTGGCGGCCGTTTGTCCGCGGCACAGCAATGAATCCAATCGATCATCCACATGGCGGAGGCGAAGGCCGCACCAAGGGTGGCCGCCATCCGGTAAGCCCGTCGGGCAAAAGCGCCAAAGGAGGCGGTACTCGCAAGCGCCGCAAGCCGTCAAACTCGGCACTGGTGCGCCGCCGGCGTTCGCGCCGTTACGGGCAAATCAAAATTCCACTGTAG
- the rplW gene encoding 50S ribosomal protein L23: MTTETAAKTEQPKLPPHQVILRPLVTEKGMHRSTRHNAYAFEVSTQANKHDIREAVEELFNVKVLRVYIQNRKGKPRRTRVRMGRTQDWKKAIVKLHSENRIDFF, encoded by the coding sequence ATGACCACGGAAACGGCCGCCAAGACCGAACAGCCAAAGTTGCCGCCGCATCAGGTGATTTTGCGCCCGCTGGTGACCGAAAAGGGGATGCATCGCTCGACGCGGCATAACGCCTATGCATTTGAAGTCAGTACCCAAGCCAACAAGCACGATATCCGCGAAGCGGTCGAAGAGTTGTTCAACGTGAAAGTGCTACGGGTTTACATTCAAAATCGCAAAGGTAAGCCTCGTCGGACGCGAGTTCGCATGGGGCGAACACAAGATTGGAAAAAGGCGATCGTTAAGTTGCATTCCGAAAACCGCATTGATTTCTTCTAG
- the rpsH gene encoding 30S ribosomal protein S8, whose amino-acid sequence MMTDPIADMLTRIRNAIRVERPTVDMPSSKVKRGLAEVLKREGYIWDWKEVAGEPVGHLRIDLKYGPNGEQVIRHIKRVSKPGRRVYSGAAKLKPVLNGLGISILSTSRGVVSDREARQRMIGGEVLCELW is encoded by the coding sequence ATGATGACCGATCCGATTGCCGACATGCTAACCCGCATCCGCAACGCCATTCGCGTCGAGCGGCCGACGGTCGATATGCCCTCGTCCAAAGTCAAACGCGGCTTGGCGGAAGTGCTCAAGCGCGAAGGCTACATATGGGATTGGAAAGAAGTCGCCGGCGAGCCGGTTGGCCATTTGCGCATCGATTTGAAATATGGCCCCAACGGTGAACAGGTGATTCGCCACATTAAACGCGTCAGCAAGCCAGGTCGGCGAGTTTATTCCGGAGCGGCAAAGCTCAAGCCGGTGTTGAACGGACTGGGAATCAGCATTCTCAGCACCAGTCGCGGCGTCGTCAGCGACCGCGAGGCTCGGCAGCGCATGATCGGCGGAGAAGTGCTGTGCGAACTGTGGTAA
- the rpsC gene encoding 30S ribosomal protein S3: MGQKVNPVAFRVGIMEGWKSRWYASKQEFRDLLLEDHKVRQFIKKKYQFAAIPKVEIERTRDEVKILLHTARPGVIIGRKGQEVETLQNELQNLIGRRVNIKIEEINRPEIFAQLVAEDIAEQLGKRASFRRTMKRAIETSMEAGAKGIKIQLAGRLGGSEMARREKSIAGSMPLSTLRAKIDYGFTEAKTPQGHIGVQVWINQGMYEDSANGDDAQEGQVPKKPKRAYKR; the protein is encoded by the coding sequence ATGGGTCAAAAAGTCAATCCAGTCGCATTTCGCGTAGGCATTATGGAGGGCTGGAAAAGCCGTTGGTATGCCTCGAAGCAGGAGTTCCGCGACTTGCTGCTGGAAGACCACAAGGTCCGACAGTTTATCAAGAAAAAGTATCAATTTGCCGCGATTCCAAAGGTTGAAATCGAACGCACTCGCGACGAAGTCAAGATTCTCCTGCACACGGCCCGGCCTGGAGTCATCATCGGTCGCAAAGGGCAGGAAGTGGAGACGCTGCAAAACGAACTACAGAACCTGATTGGCCGGCGGGTGAATATTAAGATCGAGGAGATCAACCGACCCGAAATTTTTGCGCAGTTGGTTGCGGAAGATATTGCCGAACAATTGGGCAAGCGGGCGAGTTTCCGTCGCACGATGAAGCGCGCGATTGAAACCTCGATGGAGGCGGGGGCCAAGGGAATTAAAATTCAGTTGGCGGGCCGCTTGGGCGGCTCGGAAATGGCTCGCCGCGAAAAGTCGATTGCCGGCTCGATGCCGCTATCGACGCTGCGAGCAAAGATCGATTACGGCTTCACGGAAGCCAAGACGCCGCAAGGTCATATCGGCGTTCAAGTGTGGATTAACCAAGGTATGTACGAGGACAGCGCCAATGGCGATGATGCCCAAGAGGGTCAAGTTCCGAAAAAGCCAAAGAGGGCGTATAAAAGGTGA
- the rplV gene encoding 50S ribosomal protein L22 → MAYKATHRFARISARKVRPLADLVRGKYADEALELLRYMPHRGARMLEKVIMSAVGNAEDQRAQDIGNLVVSDCRIDGGPMFKRVRPRARGMAFMIRKRFSHISVELT, encoded by the coding sequence ATGGCCTACAAAGCAACTCATCGTTTTGCCCGGATCAGCGCTCGCAAGGTGCGCCCCTTGGCCGATTTGGTGCGGGGAAAGTATGCCGACGAAGCGCTGGAATTGCTACGCTACATGCCCCATCGCGGCGCGCGGATGCTTGAAAAAGTGATTATGAGCGCGGTTGGCAATGCGGAGGACCAGCGTGCCCAAGACATCGGCAATTTGGTCGTCAGCGATTGTCGCATCGATGGCGGACCAATGTTCAAACGCGTTCGCCCCCGAGCGCGCGGCATGGCGTTTATGATTCGCAAGCGGTTTTCACATATTTCCGTCGAGTTGACGTAA
- the rplO gene encoding 50S ribosomal protein L15, with amino-acid sequence MNINDVHRGVQKNKKRMRIGRGPGSGKGKTSGRGHKGQGQLAGWAAPSVFEGARMPLIRRIPKRGFNNPWGTNFAIVNVGELQTKFNSGDEVTLQSLKAVGLCKRPCDALKVLGEGELKKKLKITAHKFSQSALEKIQKAGGEAVTIPGPKPVERKKPRAKAKV; translated from the coding sequence ATGAACATCAACGACGTCCATCGCGGTGTCCAAAAGAACAAGAAGCGAATGCGGATCGGTCGCGGCCCAGGTTCCGGCAAAGGCAAAACGTCCGGCCGCGGCCATAAGGGACAGGGCCAATTAGCAGGTTGGGCTGCTCCCAGCGTTTTCGAGGGAGCGCGGATGCCGCTCATCCGCCGGATTCCCAAACGCGGATTCAACAATCCGTGGGGAACGAATTTCGCAATTGTCAATGTCGGAGAATTGCAGACCAAGTTCAATTCCGGCGACGAAGTCACGCTCCAGTCGCTGAAGGCCGTCGGCCTGTGCAAGCGCCCCTGCGATGCCCTGAAGGTGCTTGGCGAAGGCGAACTCAAGAAAAAATTGAAAATCACGGCCCACAAGTTCAGCCAATCGGCGCTCGAAAAAATCCAGAAGGCTGGCGGGGAGGCCGTGACGATTCCCGGACCTAAACCAGTGGAACGTAAGAAACCGCGGGCGAAGGCGAAAGTGTAA
- the rpsJ gene encoding 30S ribosomal protein S10, translating into MAGHTHEVIRIRMEAYDHTVLDQSAAEIVDTAKRTNSEVHGPIPLPTRIERYTVLSSPHIDKKARQQFEIRTHKRVIDIVQATAKTIEALNKLSLPAGVDIKIKASSRH; encoded by the coding sequence GTGGCTGGGCATACGCACGAAGTGATTCGAATCCGGATGGAGGCCTACGACCATACGGTGTTGGACCAAAGCGCGGCGGAGATTGTGGATACCGCCAAGCGAACCAATTCTGAAGTTCATGGCCCAATTCCATTGCCCACACGCATTGAACGATACACGGTGCTTTCGAGCCCGCACATCGACAAGAAAGCGCGGCAGCAATTCGAGATTCGCACGCACAAGCGGGTAATCGATATAGTGCAGGCGACGGCAAAGACGATCGAAGCACTGAACAAACTAAGCTTGCCCGCTGGCGTTGACATCAAAATCAAAGCCAGCAGCAGGCACTAG
- the rplD gene encoding 50S ribosomal protein L4, with translation MPQLAVYDREGAQVGTYDLDPSELVPRISKQLLHDAVVMYEANLRQGPHKSKTRAEVAGTTKKMYRQKGTGNARAGSRRSGIRRGGGHIFAKRPRDFSYRLPRKALRLATRMAVASKVRDNQITVIDDLKLSAIKTREMEGILKAVKCDGVKSVLVATVGLDKNVYLSARNIAGVTVSPVSDLNALLVLKPTRLLFTKAALDHIKQQAKNSVEET, from the coding sequence ATGCCACAACTCGCCGTATATGATCGTGAGGGAGCGCAAGTCGGCACGTACGATCTCGATCCGTCCGAGTTGGTGCCGCGTATCAGCAAGCAGCTTTTGCACGATGCTGTCGTGATGTATGAAGCCAACCTACGCCAGGGACCGCACAAGTCGAAAACCCGCGCGGAAGTTGCCGGCACCACCAAGAAAATGTATCGCCAGAAGGGCACGGGCAATGCCCGTGCCGGTTCGCGGCGCAGCGGCATTCGGCGTGGCGGCGGGCATATTTTTGCCAAGCGGCCACGTGATTTCAGCTACCGATTGCCCAGAAAAGCATTGCGGTTGGCCACGCGAATGGCGGTCGCCTCAAAAGTTCGAGACAATCAAATCACGGTGATCGATGACTTGAAGTTGTCGGCAATCAAGACTCGCGAGATGGAAGGTATTTTGAAGGCCGTGAAGTGCGACGGCGTCAAATCCGTGCTGGTTGCGACCGTAGGGCTCGACAAGAATGTCTATTTGTCGGCCAGAAATATCGCCGGCGTGACGGTATCGCCTGTGTCCGATTTGAACGCGCTGCTGGTTCTCAAGCCGACCCGGCTGCTGTTTACCAAAGCGGCACTCGACCACATCAAACAACAAGCAAAGAACAGCGTCGAGGAAACTTAA
- the rpmC gene encoding 50S ribosomal protein L29, with protein MSKASEVREMSDEQIHLTWKDAAENLFRLRIKAQTERLDVPTEKKKARRLIARCQTILNERARIAAAKSS; from the coding sequence ATGTCCAAAGCATCCGAAGTTCGCGAAATGAGCGACGAGCAAATCCACTTGACGTGGAAAGACGCCGCCGAAAATCTATTTCGCCTCCGCATCAAAGCGCAGACGGAGCGGCTGGATGTGCCCACGGAAAAGAAAAAGGCCCGTCGGTTGATTGCCAGGTGCCAAACGATTTTGAACGAACGGGCCCGCATCGCGGCGGCCAAATCATCATAA